The Desulfatiglans sp. genome contains a region encoding:
- a CDS encoding electron transfer flavoprotein subunit beta/FixA family protein: MSLKIIICIKSVVTTAPEGRVVRTMDNCILNPFDRPAIEMALKLKESEGGTVTAVTMGPDTGSTALYEALSMGVDRAVLITDRAFAGSDTLATSKTLSAAINRLKPFDLVIFGARSSDSDTGQVGPQTAVFLDLPVITGVKEIMRKGDDLLVERHIDEFTEKYLMKLPGAVAVHPRAIQPRDAALSMVEKAFKKEPIEKLSLTDLGISSQGLGESGSPTKLVSMSKIKRKKKCEFIDGSPEEQADELVKRIKAGGYIS, encoded by the coding sequence ATGTCGTTAAAAATTATCATCTGTATCAAATCCGTTGTGACAACTGCCCCGGAAGGCCGGGTGGTGCGGACAATGGATAACTGCATATTAAACCCCTTTGACAGGCCGGCCATAGAGATGGCACTTAAGCTTAAAGAGTCTGAAGGAGGCACTGTAACTGCTGTTACAATGGGGCCGGATACAGGGTCAACTGCCCTTTATGAGGCACTTTCAATGGGTGTTGACAGGGCGGTTCTTATCACTGACCGAGCTTTTGCAGGCTCAGACACTTTAGCCACCTCAAAGACCCTTTCTGCTGCAATAAACCGGTTGAAACCATTCGATCTTGTCATATTCGGCGCAAGATCTTCTGACAGCGATACAGGACAGGTCGGCCCCCAGACCGCCGTGTTTCTTGATCTGCCGGTCATCACCGGTGTCAAAGAGATCATGCGGAAGGGGGATGACCTATTAGTAGAAAGGCATATTGATGAGTTTACTGAAAAATATCTGATGAAACTCCCCGGCGCGGTAGCCGTGCATCCGAGGGCCATTCAGCCAAGGGATGCAGCCCTTTCAATGGTGGAAAAGGCATTTAAAAAAGAGCCGATTGAAAAATTGAGCCTTACTGATCTCGGGATATCCAGCCAGGGGTTGGGTGAATCAGGCTCACCAACAAAGCTTGTCTCCATGAGCAAGATCAAGCGAAAAAAGAAATGCGAGTTTATTGACGGCTCTCCGGAAGAACAGGCCGATGAACTTGTAAAAAGAATCAAAGCCGGAGGGTACATAAGTTGA